A genomic segment from Corylus avellana chromosome ca5, CavTom2PMs-1.0 encodes:
- the LOC132182853 gene encoding uncharacterized protein LOC132182853, translating into MGICLSNTNTIVQAEIAEETESFAETESFAETESFVETESLAGTESFAEAEDDGKKKRRGKKKKKMVRFKLQEDESGGRGSGDDRGDSGSGVVRIRVMVTLEELKQILDCKDSFKQASVEQLVNAMKLRGRRISAEVRTSDEGEENGWRPALESIPEDP; encoded by the coding sequence ATGGGAATTTGCTTGAGCAACACAAACACCATAGTACAGGCTGAGATAGCTGAAGAAACAGAGTCATTTGCAGAAACAGAGTCATTTGCAGAAACAGAGTCATTTGTAGAAACAGAGTCATTAGCAGGAACAGAGTCATTTGCAGAAGCAGAGGATgatgggaagaagaagaggagggggaagaagaagaagaagatggtgagATTCAAACTCCAAGAAGATGAAAGTGGTGGTAGAGGAAGTGGTGATGATCGTGGGGATTCTGGAAGTGGGGTTGTCAGGATTCGGGTGATGGTGACCCTTGAAGAGTTGAAACAAATACTGGATTGTAAGGACAGCTTCAAGCAGGCTTCTGTGGAGCAATTGGTGAATGCAATGAAGTTGAGAGGGAGGAGGATTTCTGCTGAAGTTAGAACAAGTGATGAGGGAGAAGAGAATGGTTGGAGGCCAGCTTTGGAGAGCATTCCAGAGGACCCTTAA
- the LOC132181345 gene encoding uncharacterized GPI-anchored protein At1g61900-like, protein MEQKQRVSCSLTLQLALFLLLLCLCQTHSAPFIDMKESLLMETKVNALAPDISPSADSQPFLPLLAPSPLTPFTNTTVPKLSGLCTLNFSASESVMSITATDCWASFAPYLANVACCPQFDATIVIIIGQSSKYSRSLAINKTHASHCLSDVEKILESQGANENLQKICSLHSENLTEFSCPVTDVDEFERIVDSSRIMVACGRIDPVNECCDQVCQNAILDAARKIALNGMLNKDGFPVSPEHSTRIDDCKNIVLRWLASKLDPSSANSVLRGLTNCNVNKVCPLVFPNMTNVVKECGNVNNQTACCKAMESYVSQLQQQSFLTNLQALNCAASLGMRLQKANVSYDVYNVCHINLKDFSLQVGSQESGCLLPSLPSDATYDKTSGIGFVCDLNDNIAAPWPSKSYLPASTCNKTANLPALPTAISAQSGRYTDKYLMFPLLVTSLLLLNMLL, encoded by the exons ATGGAGCAAAAGCAAAGGGTCTCTTGCAGTCTCACTCTTCAActtgctctttttcttcttcttctct GTCTGTGTCAGACCCATTCTGCCCCCTTTATTGATATGAAAGAGTCTCTTCTTATGGAAACAAAGGTCAATGCATTGGCTCCTGATATTTCTCCAAGTGCAGACTCTCAGCCCTTTCTTCCTCTGTTAGCTCCTTCACCATTGACACCATTTACAAATACCACTGTGCCGAAATTATCAG GACTCTGTACATTAAACTTTTCAGCTTCTGAAAGTGTGATGAGCATAACAGCAACTGACTGCTGGGCTTCCTTTGCACCATATTTAGCCAATGTAGCATGTTGTCCTCAATTTGATGCAACAATAGTGATTATTATTGGGCAGTCCAGCAAGTACTCCAGGAGCCTTGCTATAAACAAGACTCATGCTAGCCACTGCCTCTCAGATGTTGAGAAGATCCTAGAGAGTCAAGGGGCAAATGAGAATCTCCAGAAGATCTGTTCGCTTCACTCAGAGAACCTCACAGAATTCTCTTGCCCTGTTACGGATGTCGATGAATTTGAGCGCATTGTGGACTCTTCAAGAATTATGGTTGCTTGTGGAAGGATTGATCCAGTTAATGAGTGTTGTGACCAAGTTTGCCAAAATGCTATACTAGATGCTGCTAGAAAAATTGCCCTAAATGGTATGTTAAATAAGGATGGGTTCCCTGTCTCACCTGAGCACTCAACAAGGATTGATGATTGCAAGAATATTGTCCTCCGGTGGCTGGCCAGTAAACTTGATCCGTCTTCAGCAAATAGTGTTCTTAGAGGACTTACAAATTGCAATGTAAATAAAG TCTGTCCACTTGTTTTTCCCAACATGACCAACGTTGTGAAAGAATGTGGAAATGTGAATAACCAGACAGCTTGCTGCAAAGCCATGGAGAGTTATGTGTCTCAATTGCAACAGCAGAGCTTCCTCACCAACTTGCAAGCCTTGAATTGTGCTGCATCACTTGGCATGAGGTTACAGAAAGCTAATGTCTCCTACGATGTTTATAATGTCTGTCATATAAACCTCAAGGATTTCTCTCTTCAAG TGGGATCACAAG AGTCTGGCTGCCTTTTACCAAGCCTGCCTTCGGATGCAACATATGATAAAACTTCAGGGATCGGCTTCGTTTGTGATCTTAATGATAACATTGCAGCTCCTTGGCCCTCTAAATCTTACTTACCTGCTTCTACCTGCAATAAAA CTGCCAACCTTCCAGCACTCCCCACAGCAATATCTGCACAAAGTG GTCGATACACCGACAAGTACTTGATGTTTCCCCTGCTTGTGACCTCATTACTGCTTCTCAACATGCTTCTTTGA
- the LOC132180249 gene encoding putative disease resistance protein RGA4 encodes MPHGLGKLTALRTLSIYTLGKKESSIPKRRGGLGDLDSLDELRGDLRIVGLEHLRFSPLLEAKNAHLERKQYLRFLKLEWGSYVEAGDDRDKAIENDEKLLQSLRPQLNLKQLSISGYTGVRLSSWVSSLSNLVFIFILNCKWCQHIPPLNRFPSLKCLSLENLSALEYIGNDGSDVSSSSLESIFLQDLPKLRGWWRMREAVTAEHDEHHHLPLFPSFPCLSELDIRLRVCPIMSLLPLIAPGSQTTHSSSSPFSDLSKLTRLTLWGLEEIESLPEEWLPNLTSLKWLHIVKCCKLRISMSPLFQHLTALEDLWIDDLMELISNEDEEHNALDLQHFVIYL; translated from the coding sequence ATGCCGCATGGACTAGGAAAGTTGACTGCTCTCCGGACGCTGTCGATATACACTTTGGGGAAGAAGGAAAGTTCTATTCCAAAGCGAAGGGGTGGGCTAGGCGACCTAGATAGTTTAGATGAATTGAGAGGAGATTTACGTATCGTTGGTTTAGAGCACTTGAGATTTTCTCCATTATTAGAAGCCAAGAATGCACACTTGGAGAGGAAGCAATACCTTCGATTTTTGAAATTGGAGTGGGGCTCATATGTAGAAGCTGGAGATGATAGGGATAAGGCAAttgaaaatgatgaaaaattgTTGCAAAGCCTTCGACCACAACTAAATTTGAAACAATTATCTATAAGTGGGTATACAGGTGTGAGGTTATCTAGCTGGGTGTCCTCGCTCTCgaatttggtttttattttcatattgaaTTGTAAATGGTGCCAACATATCCCACCTTTGAACCGATTCCCTTCTCTCAAGTGTCTTTCGCTTGAGAACTTGAGCGCGCTGGAGTACATAGGCAATGATGGCAGCGACGTGTCCTCTTCTTCCCTCGAAAGTATTTTCCTTCAGGATTTGCCAAAGTTGAGGGGATGGTGGAGGATGAGGGAAGCAGTAACAGCAGAGCATGATGAACATCATCATCTTCCATTATTTCCGTCATTTCCATGCCTTTCTGAGTTAGATATTAGACTTAGAGTTTGCCCGATCATGTCTCTACTACCGCTTATAGCACCAGGGAGCCAAACAACACACTCGTCTTCCTCTCCCTTTTCCGATCTCTCCAAATTGACGCGTCTTACTCTTTGGGGATTAGAGGAAATTGAATCTCTGCCAGAGGAGTGGCTGCCAAATCTCACTTCTCTTAAGTGGTTGCATATTGTCAAGTGTTGTAAACTACGAATATCCATGTCCCCGCTCTTTCAACATCTCACCGCGCTTGAAGATCTGTGGATTGATGACTTAATGGAACTTATCAGCAATGAGGATGAAGAGCACAATGCCTTGGACCTACAACACTTCGTCATCTATCTATAA